GGCCGGGGACGCGGTGTTGACCGTGATGTCGGCGAGTCCCTTGGCGCGCTTGTAGGGACCGGAGGAGATGTCGACGTACTGGATGCGGCCGTAGGGGATCGTCACCAGCGAGCGCCACATGCGGCCCTTGCGGATGGCCAGCTCCTCGGGCAGCTCCACCCAGCTGATCGCCGCGACCTGGCGCGGGATGAGCCACATCAGCCACAGCCACAGAGCGGTCAGCAGCACGGTCACGAGGACCAGCCACGGGGTGATGAACGCCGCCGCCAGGGCCGCGGCGACGGCGGGCGGCAGGAGGGTCGCCGTCGTGCTCACCTGTCGCACCCCGGCCAGCAGTGGTGAGACCGGACGCCACTGCGCGCCGTGGTCCCCCGTCAGCGGGAGCACCGACGGGGCCGGCGAAGGGGGTTGGGTCTCGTTGTCGTCCACGGCACCATCACACCAGACCTCGTCCGTAGGCTGGCCACATGGTCAGGCGAGCGAAGGCGGGTCCATGGGACGGATGACGCAGCGGCTGCGCGCGCAGCGCATGGGCGACCGCTCGGTCGGCAGGATCGAGTCGCTCGCCGTCGAGGAGCCCCTGGAGATCCGGGTGGCCTCCCTCCCGGCCACGGGTCTGGCCGCGGGTGGTGCACCGAGCGAGCTGCGGCCTCCGTCGACGACCGTGACCACGACGATGCGCCTGCCGGGTGACGACTTCGACCTCGCGCTGGGGCACCTGGTGGCCGAGGGGCTCATCGGGGACGCCGAGGACGTCGCCGCGATGATGCACTGCACCGACACCGGTCCGGACGGCTCGCCGACCTTCAACGTCGTCGAGGTCACCCTCGCGGCAGGGGTCTCGCTGCGGCGCCCCGTGACGGCCCGCACGGAGGTCGCGACCAGCGCGTGCGGGGTGTGCGGGTCGACCTCCGTCGACGACCTGCTCGAGGCCCTCCCCCACTCCCCCTCCGACGACCCGGCCCGCCACTCGCTGGAGCACATCCACGCCGGGATGGCGGCCATGCGCGAGCGCCAGAAGGTCTTCGAGGCCACCGGTGGCGTCCACGCCGCCGCTCTGCTCGACCCGGACGGCCGCCTCCTGGTGGTCCGGGAGGACATCGGTCGGCACAACGCCGTCGACAAGGTCATCGGGTGGGCCGCGCGCGAAGGGGGTCTCCCCCTTCGGGGGCACGTCCTGCTGGTCTCCTCCCGGGCCGGCTTCGAGATCGCGCAGAAGGCGGCCGTGGCCGGCGCCCCGGTGCTCGCCTGCGTCTCGGCCGCGACCACCCTGGCCGTGGAGGTCGCCGAGCGCAGCGGGTTGACCCTGCTCGGGTTCGTCCGGGAGCCGAGGGCCACCGCGTACGCCCATCCCGAGCGCGTCACCGGCTGACCGGGACGTCGCTCCCGTCCGTTCCCCGACCCCGGCTTGTGACGCGCGACACGGGGGAGGGAAGATGACTGTGTCTCCCGACACCCCCCGGGAGTGTTCTTCGGAAAGGACGACGACGTGCCCGGATCTGCCGATCACCTCAGCGACGGCCCCATCCTCAACGGCATCCCCACCCACCTGCCGGACATCGACCCCGACGAGACGGCGGAGTGGCTGGAGTCGATCGATGCCGTCATCGACGAGGCGGGGCGTGAGCGCGCCCGGTACGTGATGCTGCGGCTGCTCGAGCGGGCCCGGATGAAGAGCGTCGGCGTCCCGTCGTTGACCACGACCGACTACGTCAACACCATCTCCCCGACGAACGAGCCGTGGTACCCCGGCGACCAGGAGGTCGAGCGCCGCTACCGCGCCTGGATCCGGTGGAACGCCGCGATCCAGGTCCACCGTGCCCAGCGCCCGGGAGTGGGCGTCGGCGGCCACATCTCCTCCTACGCCTCCGCGGCGACGATGTACGAGGTGGGCTTCAACCACTTCTGGCGGGGCAAGGACCACCCCGGCGGCGGCGACCAGATCTTCTTCCAGGGGCACGCCTCCCCCGGCATGTACGCGCGCGCCTTCCTCGAGGGCCGTCTCAGCGAGGAGCAGATGGACGGCTTCCGGCAGGAGGCCGCGACGCTGGCCGGCGACTCCGAGACCGGCATGCCCTCCTACCCGCACCCGCGCCTGATGCCGGACTTCTGGGAGTTCCCCACGGTCTCCATGGGCATCGGCCCGATGAACGCGATCTACCAGGCGCAGTTCAACAAGTACCTGCACAACCGCGGGATCAAGGACACCTCCGAGCAGCACGTGTGGGCCTTCCTCGGTGACGGCGAGATGGACGAGCCGGAGAGCCGCGGCCTGCTGCAGACGGCGGCCTTCGAGGAGCTGGACAACCTCACCTTCGTCGTCAACTGCAACCTGCAGCGGCTCGACGGCCCCGTGCGCGGCAACGGCAAGATCATCCAGGAGCTCGAGGCGCAGTTCCGCGGCGCGGGCTGGAACGTCATCAAGGTGATCTGGGGCCGCGGTTGGGACCCGCTGCTGGCCGCCGACCACGACGGCGCCCTGGTCAACCTGATGAACCAGACGCCCGACGGCGACTACCAGACCTTCCGGGCCAACGACGGCGCGTACGTGCGCGAGCACTTCTTCGACCGCGACCCGCGCACGCGCAAGCTGATCGAGAACTGGTCCGACGCGGACGTGTGGTGGAAGCTCAAGCGCGGCGGCCACGACTACAACAAGGTCTACGCCGCCTACCGCGCCGCGATGGAGCACTCCGGCCAGCCGACGGTCATCCTCGCGAAGACGATCAAGGGCTACGGCCTGGGCTCGAGCTTCGCCGGTCGCAACGCCACCCACCAGATGAAGAAGCTGACGATCGAGGACCTCAAGGGCCTGCGCGACGGCCTGCAGATCCCGATCTCCGACGAGGAGCTGGAGAAGGACCCGTACCTGCCGCCCTACTACCACCCGGGCGAGGACGACGAGGGCATCCAGTACATGAAGGAGCGCCGCGAGAAGCTCGGCGGAGGCCTGCCGGAGCGCCGGGTCGACTACGAGCCCCCGACGCTGCCCGCGAAGGAGAAGTACGGGCAGCTGGCCAAGGGGTCGGGCAAGCAGGAGATCGCGACGACGATGGCCTGGGTGCGCCTGCTCAAGGACCTCATGCGGGAGAAGGGGTTCGGCGAGCGGATCGTGCCGATCATCCCGGACGAGGCCCGCACCTTCGGCATGGACTCCTTCTTCCCGACGAAGAAGATCTACAACCCGCACGGGCAGAACTACACCTCGGTCGACGCCGACCTCATGCTCGCCTACCGCGAGTCCGAGACGGGGCAGCTGCTCCACACCGGCATCAACGAGGCCGGCTCGGTGGCGGCGTTCACCGCTGCGGCGACGAGCTACGCCACGCACGGCGAGCCGATGGTGCCGGTCTACATCTTCTACTCGATGTTCGGCTTCCAGCGCACCGGTGACTTCATCTGGGCCGCGACCGACCAGATGTCGCGCGGCTTCATGCTCGGCGCCACGGCCGGCCGCACGACGCTGACCGGTGAGGGGCTGCAGCACGCCGACGGGCACTCCCCGCTGCTGGCCGCGACGAACCCGGCCGTCGTGTCCTGGGACCCGGCCTACGGCTTCGAGATCGCGCACATCATGCGCCAGGGCCTGGAGCGGATGTACGGCGGCGACGCGCCCCAGACCGACATGGCGCGCAACGTCGTCTACTACCTCACCCTCTACAACGAGCCGATCGTGCAGCCGCCCGAGCCCGAGGGCCTGGACGTCGACGGGCTGCTCCGGGGCATGTACCGCTACGCGGCCGGGGACGACTCCGGACTCGGGGACACCCCACCGCGCTGCCAGCTGCTCGCCAGCGGTGTCGGCATGCCGTGGGCCCTGGATGCGCAGGAGCTGCTGCGCGAGGACTGGGGCGTGGTCGCGGACGTGTGGTCGGTGACCAGCTGGACGGAGCTGCGCCGCGAAGCGATGCGGTGCGACGAGGAGCGCTACCTCCACCCGGAGAACGAGCGTCGCACGCCGTACGTCACCCGTGCGCTGGAGAACTCCGTCGGCCCGATCGTCGCCGTCTCGGACTACATGAAGCAGGTCCAGGACCAGATCCGGCCGTGGGTGCCGGAGGAGTTCTCCGCCCTGGGCACCGACGGCTTCGGCTTCTCGGACACGCGTGCCGCCGCTCGCCGGTACTTCCACGTCGACGGCCCGTCGATGGCGGTCCGGGCGCTGCAGATGCTCGCCGACCGCGGCTGGGTCGCCGAGGACGTCCCGGGCAAGGCCGCCGAGAAGTACCGCCTGCTCGACGTCAACGCCGGCACCTCCGGCAACGCCGGCGGCGACGCCTGAGGTCGCGCAGCAACCACCTCGAAGGGGGTGCCCTCCGCCGATCACGGCGCGGGCACCCCCTTCGCACGAGTGCGGGGACTAGCGGGTGACCGCGAGCATCCCCGTCAGCGCCTGCACCGCCTGGCAGCCGCACCGGACCACGTGCGGGAAGTGGACCCTGATGTCGCGGTCCCCCGCGTCGGGCGTGCTCTCGCGCGCGACGAGCCCGGTCTCGTCCGCCAGGACCGGCCGCACGACGCCGGACTCGTGGAGCGGGACGACGCCGGCGACGAGCCGGCGCAGGTCCTGACGATGGTGGCTGTCGAGGTGGACCATCCACTCGTCCTGCCACCCTGCGAGGGCGTCCACGTCGGCGGCGGTGTAGTCCTCGGCCTCCACGTGCACCACCTCGCGCAGACCCTCGACCTCCACGCGCCAGTCGAGAGTGATCGAGGTGGGAACCAGCCGGGCGACCAGACCGTCCTCGGTGACCCCCAGGTGTGACCGCAGCTGCTCGTCGACCGGGCGCTGCAGCACCTCGGCACGGCCACCGAGACGGACCAGCCCGCGCACCCGGCCGGGATGGCTCACGCCGGAGACGTCGGCTGCGGTTGCGAGGATGTCCGGCCCGGACGTCCCGGCCACGACGAGATGGGCGCACGCCGGCGCGGCCTCCCCGAGGGAGAAGAGCAGCGCCCCGGTGGGGGTCACGGCGTGCCTGCCGAGCGGGCGACCCTGCCCGGCGACGCCGACCTCCACCGATCCGGCGCTCGCCACGATCGTCCTGGCCCGTCGTGCCCATGTGCTCATGTGCCCTCCTCTTCAATGAGATTAGGTAAGCCTAACCATAATTGTTCGAGGAGTGGGTGGCCGCGACGACTCGCGGCGCGGCCTCAGCGAGCGGTGACGAACTGCGAGCGCGCCTGCACGCAGAGGTCTGGCTGGTCGCAGAAGACACCGTCCACGCCAGCCCGGAGGTAGGACTCGACCTCGTCGACCATGCGACTTCGTTCGGTGGAATCGGCAGCTGTGCGCGGGTCCCCGGGAAGGGATGAGTCACTTGCGCGAAATCCCCACGGCGTGACCTCGAGGCCCGCAGCATGAGCATTGGCCACCAACGCCGTCGCCTCCCCGAGTGTCCCGTCTGCTTCCCATGGAATGATCTGCTTCTTATCGGGACTGATGCCGTCGATCCATCGAGCCAGGCCGCGCATGGACTCGAAGGTCGTCAACTCGGCATACGTGGTGCCCTGCCGTCTCAGGTCGTAGGGACCACCACGTCTGGATGTCAGGAAGGTGGACTTTCCGCGATAGCCCTGCGCCCGCAAGTCCTTCAGGGCGGTCAACTCGAAGGACTGGACCCATATGGGCGCATCGTCGCTGTTGAGCGAGTACTTGTCGACGAGCCGAGTCAGCTCCGCCTCCGGGTCGAAACCGTTGTCGTGGAGATAGGTTGAGTGTTTGATCTCCGGGATGATGCCGATCTGACGGCCGCTCTCGCGCGCCAGCACTTCCCGTTGCACGAGCACCTCCTCGAAGGCCGGGATCGTGAAATGGCCGTCGAACCTTGCCGACGTCGGTCTCTCCTGCCCGAGCCGCTCCGTCGCCCGCAGCGTCTTCAACTCCTCGAGAGTGAAGTCGTCGACGAACCACCCGGTGACCGGCTTGCCGTGAACCTTCTTGGTCGTTCTTCGGTCCGCAAACTCCGGGTGCTCGGCGACATCCGTGGTCGCAGTGATCTCCGGCTCGTGACGGACAACGAGAACACTGTCCTTGGTCATGACGAGGTCGGGCTCGATGTAGTCGGCGCCCATCTCCACCGCCAACTCGTAGGCCGCCAGGGTGTGCTCCGGTCGGTAGCCAGAGGCGCCCCGGTGGGCGATGACGAGCGGTCTGACGGGAGCTGTTCGGCTTCCCCGGTCGATCGGGCTCGAAGCCGAGTCCGACCTGGTGGTCGCCTCGGGTGCGGCCTGCCCTTCACAGGCGGATAGCCCGCCGACGGCCAAAACGGCCCCGGTAAATGGCACGACCAGACGTCGAGGGATTCGCATTGTCTCTGGTCCTTCCTGGGCTCCGTACCGGAACACCAGCCAGCGACCATAGCGGCGCAAGGCCGCTCTCCTGTCGAGCGACTCTCGGCACCTGCAAAACCGTCACCCACTGACGAGGAAGTTTGTCCGGGCTTCGACGCCCACGTCGGGGTGGTCGCAGAAGATGCCGTCGACGCCCGCCTCCAGGTGGGCGAGGACCTCGTCACCCATGCGCCCGTGGGCGGCGGGACCGGCGCCGATGCGGTGGTCGGCGGGCAGGAAGGCGTTCTCCGCGCGGAAGGTCCACGGGAAGACCTCGAGACCGGCCTCGTGGGCATCGTCGACGAGGCGGGTCGGCTCCCCCAGGGCGCCCTCGGGGGTCCACGGGATGACCTGCTCCTTCGCCGGCGCGAACGCGTCCACCCACGGGGCGAGCCGCTCCATGGCCGGGGGCGTGGTCAGCTCCGCCCAGGTGGTGCCCTGCTCGCGCAGGTCGAAGGGGGCTCCCTGCGCCTCGGTCAGGAGCATGGACCGACCGCGGTAGCCCCGAGTGCGCAGGGACCGCAGGGCGGTCGGCTCGAAGGACTGGAGCCACACCGGGGCCGTGGCCGAGTTGAGGTCGTGCTTCTCGAGCAGGCGGATGACCTCGTGCTCGGGGTCGAAACCGTGCCCACGCAGGTAGGTGGAGTGCTTGATCTCGGGCACGATCCCGATGGTGCGGCCGCTGGTGCGGGTCAGGTGCGCGCGCTGCTGCAGCACCTCGTCGAAGGTCAGCACCCTCAGGCAGCCCTCGTGCGTGACGGACTCCGGCCGCAGCCGCGCGAGGCGCTCCGTGGCGCGCAGGCCCTGCAGCTCCTCGAGGGTGAAGTCCTCGGCGAACCACCCGGTGACGACGACTCCGTCGACCTCCTTCGCGGTCATCCGGTCGGCGTACCGGGGGTGCTCGGCGACGTCCGTGCTCTGGGCGATCTCCGGCTCGTGCCGGTCGACGAGGACACCGTCCCGGGTCATGACCAGATCGGGCTCGATGTAGTCGGCGCCCATCTCCACGGCCAGCTGGTAGGCCGCGTGCGTGTGCTCCGGCCGGTAGCCGGAGGCGCCACGATGGGCGAGGACGAGTATGTCCGTGCTCACCACGCCGAGCGTAGGCAGTACGGACGGCCACGGTGGGACGTCAGCGTGTCCACTGGATGACCGGTGGGTGACGGCAGGTCGTCGGCTGCGGCACGGAGGTCCTAGGGTGGGGCGCGTGTCCAAGGTACTCACATCCCTCCCTGTTGGTGAACGTGTCGGCATCGCCTTCTCCGGCGGTCTCGACACCTCGGTGGCCGTCGCGTGGATGCGCGAGAAGGGGGCGGTGCCGTGCACGTACACCGCTGACCTCGGCCAGTACGACGAGGACGACATCGAGTCGATCCCGGGTCGCGCGGGCCAGTACGGCTCCGAGCTCTCCCGGCTCGTCGACTGCAAGGGCCCCCTGGTCGAGGAGGGGCTGTCCGCCATCGCCTGCGGCGCCTTCCACATCCGCAGCGGTGGTCGCACCTACTTCAACACCACCCCCTTGGGCCGCGCCGTGACCGGCACCCTCCTCGTGCGCGCCATGAAGGAGGACGACGTCTCCATCTGGGGTGACGGGTCGACCTTCAAGGGCAACGACATCGAGCGCTTCTACCGCTACGGCCTCATGGCCAACCCGGGGCTGCGGATCTACAAGCCGTGGCTCGACGCCGACTTCGTCACCGAGCTCGGCGGACGCCAGGAGATGTCCGAGTGGCTCACCGAGCGCGGTCTGCCCTACCGCGACAGCGCCGAGAAGGCCTACTCCACCGACGCGAACATCTGGGGTGCGACCCACGAGGCCAAGACCCTCGAGCACCTCGATGCCTCGATGGAGATCGTCACCCCGATCATGGGGGTCCCCTTCTGGGACCAGTCCGTGGCCATCGAGCCCGAGGACGTCACCGTCAGGTTCGAGCGCGGCCGTCCGGTCGCCATCAACGGCGACGACTTCGGCGGTGACGCCGTGGCGCTGGTGCGCGCGGCCAACGACATCGGCGGCCGCCACGGCCTGGGCATGTCCGACCAGATCGAGAACCGGATCATCGAGGCGAAGTCCCGCGGCATCTACGAGGGCCCGGCGATGGCGCTGCTGCACATCACCTACGAGCGCCTCGTCAACGCGATCCACAACGAGGACACGATCGCGAGCTACCACGCCGAGGGCCGGCGCCTGGGCCGCCTGCTCTACGAGGGCCGGTGGTTCGACCCGCAGGCACTGATGCTGCGCGAGTCCCTGCAGCGCTGGGTCGCCTCCGTCGTCACGGGTGAGGTGACCATCCGGCTGCGTCGCGGTGAGGACTGGACCATCGTCGACACGTCCGGCGAGCACTTCAGCTACCACCCGGACAAGCTCTCGATGGAGCGCACCGAGCACGCCGCCTTCGGACCCGTCGATCGCATCGGGCAGCTGACGATGCGCAACCTCGACATCGCCGACAGCCGCAGCAAGCTCGAGGTCTACGCCGCCCAGGACCAGCTCAGCGGTGGCTACCTCGAGATCATGGGCGACCTCGAGGCCGGCGGCGGGGACCAGATCGCCGCCAATCCTGCGGCCGCAGGCGTCGACGACGAGGACGACGCGCTCGACCGCGCGGCCATGGAGTTCGGCACCGACTGATAACGGTCTTGTGTTGTTCACACATAGACTGCGCGCATGTCGCGTCGTGGCCTCGTCTCCCTGACCACCCGCCGCTCGGTGCGGCGCAAGGGCGGGGAGCTCGCGACCGCCGCGACGCGGCGGCTCGAGGACCAGCACGAGTGGTACGCCAGGCTCGGCGCCAAGGAGCGATCGTGGGTGGGTCTGGTCGCACAGGCCGGCATCGCCAACTTCATCGACTGGCTCAACGGCACCAGGCACGCCGACACCCGCACCATCTTCGGCGCGGCACCGGCAGAGCTGACCCGCACCATCAGCCTCGCCCAGACCCTCGAGCTCGCCCGGACCGTCGTCGAGGCGGTCGAGGAGCGCGTGGAGGACCTGGCCCGCCCCGGTGACGTCACGGACCTGCGGGTCGCGGTGCTGCGCTACTCCAGCGAGATCGCCTTCGGCGCGGCAATGGTCTACGCGCAGGCCGCGGAGCAGCGCGGGGCGTGGGACGCGCGGCTGGAGTCGCTGATCATCGACGCGGTGATGCGCAGTGAGGTCGACGAGTCGATCCGTACGCGCGCCGCCGCCCTCGGCTGGGACGCGGTCACCAACATCGTTGTGCTGGTGGGCAATTCGCCACACTCTCCCGAGGGTGACGACCCCGCCGGGGCCGTCGGCGCCGTGCACCGGGTGGCCCAGCGCCTCGACGTCCCGGTCCTCGCCGGGGTCCAGGGCGCCCGACTCGTGGTCGTGGTCGGCGACGTCAGCGACCCGAGGGTGCGGGCGTGCGAGCTCGCCGAGTGCTTCGCCGACGGTGATCTCGTCCACGGACCGCTCGTCGGGGATCTCGCCGAGGGCGCGGTCTCCGCCCACGCCGCGGTGGCGGCCCACGTGGTCGCGCACGGCTGGCCGGGCCGGCCACGACCGGTCGCGGCCGACGACCTGATGGCCGAGCGCGCCGTCGCCGGCGACCCCCTCGCCCGCACGGCACTCGTCGAGACCGTCGCCACACCGCTGGCCGCGCACCCCAGCCTGCTCGAGACCGCCCGGGCGCACCTCGACTCCCCCGGCCTGGAGGCGACCGCCCGCGCCCTGTACGTGCACGTGAACACCGTGCGCTACCGGCTGGGGCGGATCACTGACATCATCGGGTACGACCTGACGACCCCGCACGAGGCCTTCACCGTGCGGGTGGCGCTCAGCCTCGGCGCAATCTTGGAGGATTCCTCCAAAGTCTTGCGGTGAATGTCTGGCGGGGTCGACCTCGCGCGGCACCCCCTTCGCCATGGAGTCTTGAGACGTGCTCGCCATCACCTGTCCCGGCCAGGGCTCACAGACGCCCGGCTTCCTCGCCCCGTGGCTCGAACTCCCCGGAGTCTCCGACCGCCTCCACTGGCTCTCCGCCGTCGCCGGCATGGACCTCGAGGCCCACGGCACGACCTCCGACGAGGAGACCATCAAGGACACGGCCGTCGCCCAGCCGCTGATCGTCGCCTCCGGCCTCCTCGCGCTGCTCTCGCTCTTCGAGCACCCGGCCGACGGCTTCCGCGTCGTCGGCGCCGGTGCCGGCCACAGCGTCGGCGAGATCACCGCGGCCGCGGCCGCAGGGGTGATCAGCGCCGAGCAGGCCATGGTCCTGGTCCGTGAGCGCGGCCGCTCCATGGCCGCGGCGGCGACGACCACCCCGACCGGCATGAGCGCCGTCCTCGGCGGCGACCCGGACGAGGTCACCCGCAGCCTCGAGTCCCACGGCCTCACCCCGGCCAACGTCAACGGTGCCGGCCAGATCGTCGCCGCGGGCACCCTCGAGCAGCTGGCGGCGCTCTCGGACAACCCTCCGGCCAAGGCCCGGGTCATGCCCCTGAAGGTCGCCGGAGCCTTCCACACCGAGCACATGGCCCCCGCCGTCGACGAGATGGCCCGGCTCGCCCGCGCCGTCTCCACCCACGACGCCCGGGTCCCGCTCGTCTCCAACGTCGACGGGGAGATGCTCCACTCGGGCCAGGAGGTCCTGCGCCGCATCGTGCGCCAGGTGAGCAACCCGGTGCGCTGGGACCTGTGCATGGAGACCCTCCGCGACCTCGGCGTGACCGGCATCATCGAGATCCCGCCGGCCGGCGCCCTGACCGGGCTGGCCAAGCGCGGGCTCAAGGGCGTCGAGCTCCTCGCGCTGAAGACCCCCGACGACCTCGAGGCCGCCCACCGCATGGTGCGGGAGCACGGCACGGAGCGCGACGCCTCGCAGCCCACGTGGCGCCTGGTCACCGCCCCCGTCAAGGGCACCGTCCAGATCACCGCGAACGAGCCGGGGGCCACCGTGCCGGCCGGTGACGTCGTCGCCCGCATCTCCTCCCTCCGCGACACCCGCGAGGTGCTCGCCGACCACACCGGCACGGTCGTGGAGTGGCTCGTCGAGGACGGCGACCCCGTCTCCCCCGGTCAGCCGCTCGTGCGCCTGCACCCCGAGGGATCGGTCGCATGAGCGCCATCACCGTCCCGACCGAGCTGCGCCACGCGCGGATCACCGGTACCGGTAGCTACCGCCCCGAGCGGGTCGTGCCCAACAGCGAGATCATCGAGGCGATCGACTCCTCCGACGAGTGGATCCGCGAGCGGTCCGGCATCGAGTCGCGCCACCGCGCGGCAGCGGACGAGAGCGTCGTCGACATGTCGGAGCACGCGTCCCGGGCCGCCCTGGAGTACGCCGGCATCGACGCCGACCAGATCGACGTCGTCATCGTCGCGACCGTGACCCACCCGTACCAGACCCCGGCAGCCGCACCGGAGCTCGCCGCCCGGTTCGGCTCGCGGGCCGCGGCCTTCGACCTCTCGGCCGCGTGCGCCGGCTTCTGCCACGCGCTCTCCGTCGCCAACGACATGGTCCGTGTCGGCTCGGCCGAGCACGTGCTCGTCGTCGGCGTGGAGAAGATGCTCGACTTCACCGACCCGGAGGACCGCGGGTCCGCCTTCATCTTCGGCGACGGCGCCGGTGCGGCGATCGTCTCCCCCAGCGAGACCCCCGGGATCGGCCCGACGGTGTGGGGCAGCGACGGCGACAAGAAGGCCCTGATCACCTCGCGCAGCTCGTGGATGGAGCTGCGCGAAGACCGCGACCTGCCCTGGCCGGCGATCATCATGGAGGGTCCGAGCGTCTTCCGCTGGGCCGTGTGGTCGATGGCCAAGGAGGCCCAGCGCGCCCTCGACGCCGCCGGCGTGCGCGCCGAGGACCTCGCCGCCTTCATCCCCCACCAGGCCAACGTGCGCATCATCGACCAGATGGCCAAGGAGCTCGGTCTGCCGAAGGACCTGCCCGTCGCCCGCGACATCCGCACCACCGCCAACACCTCGGGCGCGTCCGTGCCCCTGGCCATGGACCGGATGCTGCGTGACGGCGAGGTCGCGTCCGGCGGCCTGGCCCTGCTCATCGGTTTCGGCGCCGGCCTCGTCTGGGCCGCGCAGGTCGTCACCCTCCCCTAATTCACCCGTTGGTCCGACGGGACCTCGGACCCCCACGATCCCCGCAACACCCACACACAAGGAGAACCGACATGGCTCACACCGAGCAGGACATCCTCGCCGGCCTCGCCGAGATCGTCTCGGAGGAGACGGGCGTCGACACGTCCGAGGTCACCGCTGACAAGACCTTCACCGATGACCTCGACGTCGACTCGCTGTCGATGATGACCATCGCCGTCACCGCCGAGGAGAAGTTCGGGGCCAAGATCCCCGACGAGGAGGTCAAGAACCTCAAGACCGTCGGCGACGCCGTCAACTACATCAAGGCCAACCAGGCCGCCTGAGTCCGGTGACCTCCCCCCTTCGCCACGAGCGAAGGGGGGAACCACCCCCTCTCCCCATCCCGCTGCTACAGGAGCCCACATGACCTCTCCCCGGCCCACCGTCGTCGTCACCGGCCTCGGTGCGACGACCCCGCTCGGCGGCACCGCCGAGGAGACTTGGCAGGCCGCGCTCGCCGGGCGCTCCGGCGCCGGCCCCCTCGACGCCTCGTGGGTCGAGGACTACGAGCTCCCGGTGTCCTTCGCCGCGCATCTCGCCACACCCGTGACCGAGGTGCTGAAGAAGGTCGAGACCAAGCGCCTCGACCCCTTCGCCCAGTACGCGCTCGTCGCCGCCCGTGAGGCCTGGGCCGACGCCGGCTCCCCCGAGGTGGACCCCGAGCGCCTCGCCAGCGCCGTCGGCACCGGCATCGGCGGCGTCCAGACGCTGCTGTCCGCCTGGGAGTCCCTGCGGACCAAGGGGGCCCGCCGCGTCTACCCGCTGTCGATCCCCATGCTCATGCCCAACAGCGCCGCCGGGACGGTCTCGCTGGAGTTCGGCGCCCGCGCCGGGGCGCACACCCTCGTCTCCGCCTGCTCCTCCGGTGCGGAGTCGATCGCCTACGGGCTGCACCTGATCCGTGAGGGCCTGGTGGACGTCGTCATCGCGGGCGGTTCCGAGGCCTCCATCCACCCGCTGCCGATCGCCGGGTTCACCCAGATGCAGGCCCTGTCCACGCGCAAC
Above is a window of Janibacter cremeus DNA encoding:
- a CDS encoding glycerophosphodiester phosphodiesterase family protein — its product is MSTDILVLAHRGASGYRPEHTHAAYQLAVEMGADYIEPDLVMTRDGVLVDRHEPEIAQSTDVAEHPRYADRMTAKEVDGVVVTGWFAEDFTLEELQGLRATERLARLRPESVTHEGCLRVLTFDEVLQQRAHLTRTSGRTIGIVPEIKHSTYLRGHGFDPEHEVIRLLEKHDLNSATAPVWLQSFEPTALRSLRTRGYRGRSMLLTEAQGAPFDLREQGTTWAELTTPPAMERLAPWVDAFAPAKEQVIPWTPEGALGEPTRLVDDAHEAGLEVFPWTFRAENAFLPADHRIGAGPAAHGRMGDEVLAHLEAGVDGIFCDHPDVGVEARTNFLVSG
- a CDS encoding glycerophosphodiester phosphodiesterase family protein, whose product is MRIPRRLVVPFTGAVLAVGGLSACEGQAAPEATTRSDSASSPIDRGSRTAPVRPLVIAHRGASGYRPEHTLAAYELAVEMGADYIEPDLVMTKDSVLVVRHEPEITATTDVAEHPEFADRRTTKKVHGKPVTGWFVDDFTLEELKTLRATERLGQERPTSARFDGHFTIPAFEEVLVQREVLARESGRQIGIIPEIKHSTYLHDNGFDPEAELTRLVDKYSLNSDDAPIWVQSFELTALKDLRAQGYRGKSTFLTSRRGGPYDLRRQGTTYAELTTFESMRGLARWIDGISPDKKQIIPWEADGTLGEATALVANAHAAGLEVTPWGFRASDSSLPGDPRTAADSTERSRMVDEVESYLRAGVDGVFCDQPDLCVQARSQFVTAR
- a CDS encoding PH domain-containing protein, which codes for MDDNETQPPSPAPSVLPLTGDHGAQWRPVSPLLAGVRQVSTTATLLPPAVAAALAAAFITPWLVLVTVLLTALWLWLMWLIPRQVAAISWVELPEELAIRKGRMWRSLVTIPYGRIQYVDISSGPYKRAKGLADITVNTASPASSGDIPGLPVDVAEELRVRLAAHGEAQRAGL
- the aceE gene encoding pyruvate dehydrogenase (acetyl-transferring), homodimeric type, which translates into the protein MPGSADHLSDGPILNGIPTHLPDIDPDETAEWLESIDAVIDEAGRERARYVMLRLLERARMKSVGVPSLTTTDYVNTISPTNEPWYPGDQEVERRYRAWIRWNAAIQVHRAQRPGVGVGGHISSYASAATMYEVGFNHFWRGKDHPGGGDQIFFQGHASPGMYARAFLEGRLSEEQMDGFRQEAATLAGDSETGMPSYPHPRLMPDFWEFPTVSMGIGPMNAIYQAQFNKYLHNRGIKDTSEQHVWAFLGDGEMDEPESRGLLQTAAFEELDNLTFVVNCNLQRLDGPVRGNGKIIQELEAQFRGAGWNVIKVIWGRGWDPLLAADHDGALVNLMNQTPDGDYQTFRANDGAYVREHFFDRDPRTRKLIENWSDADVWWKLKRGGHDYNKVYAAYRAAMEHSGQPTVILAKTIKGYGLGSSFAGRNATHQMKKLTIEDLKGLRDGLQIPISDEELEKDPYLPPYYHPGEDDEGIQYMKERREKLGGGLPERRVDYEPPTLPAKEKYGQLAKGSGKQEIATTMAWVRLLKDLMREKGFGERIVPIIPDEARTFGMDSFFPTKKIYNPHGQNYTSVDADLMLAYRESETGQLLHTGINEAGSVAAFTAAATSYATHGEPMVPVYIFYSMFGFQRTGDFIWAATDQMSRGFMLGATAGRTTLTGEGLQHADGHSPLLAATNPAVVSWDPAYGFEIAHIMRQGLERMYGGDAPQTDMARNVVYYLTLYNEPIVQPPEPEGLDVDGLLRGMYRYAAGDDSGLGDTPPRCQLLASGVGMPWALDAQELLREDWGVVADVWSVTSWTELRREAMRCDEERYLHPENERRTPYVTRALENSVGPIVAVSDYMKQVQDQIRPWVPEEFSALGTDGFGFSDTRAAARRYFHVDGPSMAVRALQMLADRGWVAEDVPGKAAEKYRLLDVNAGTSGNAGGDA
- the fdhD gene encoding formate dehydrogenase accessory sulfurtransferase FdhD, with the translated sequence MGRMTQRLRAQRMGDRSVGRIESLAVEEPLEIRVASLPATGLAAGGAPSELRPPSTTVTTTMRLPGDDFDLALGHLVAEGLIGDAEDVAAMMHCTDTGPDGSPTFNVVEVTLAAGVSLRRPVTARTEVATSACGVCGSTSVDDLLEALPHSPSDDPARHSLEHIHAGMAAMRERQKVFEATGGVHAAALLDPDGRLLVVREDIGRHNAVDKVIGWAAREGGLPLRGHVLLVSSRAGFEIAQKAAVAGAPVLACVSAATTLAVEVAERSGLTLLGFVREPRATAYAHPERVTG